One segment of Sinorhizobium sp. BG8 DNA contains the following:
- a CDS encoding GNAT family N-acetyltransferase, with the protein MEQNSQIGPAGPDDFPAIRALCNGFLDWCRSRYGENAWFVDRYYTPEQWAALLESLPRIHAAPDGEVLVARLNGKVVGCVMMQRIDQHTCEMKRMFIGPEGRGMGLGRRLAETIVRVAGERGYTTMRLDTGRNHDEALGLYRSLGFREIAPYYQAPPELRNHLVFMEAPLVR; encoded by the coding sequence GTGGAACAGAACTCGCAGATTGGCCCAGCCGGACCTGACGACTTCCCTGCCATTCGAGCCCTGTGCAACGGCTTCCTCGACTGGTGTCGATCCCGATATGGCGAGAATGCCTGGTTCGTCGACCGCTACTACACGCCGGAACAATGGGCCGCGCTGCTGGAGAGCCTGCCGAGGATTCACGCGGCTCCGGACGGGGAAGTCCTTGTTGCCCGCCTGAACGGAAAGGTGGTCGGCTGCGTGATGATGCAGCGGATCGACCAGCACACATGCGAGATGAAGCGCATGTTCATCGGCCCCGAGGGCCGCGGCATGGGGCTGGGCCGACGGCTCGCCGAGACCATCGTGCGCGTGGCCGGTGAGCGGGGCTACACCACCATGCGGCTGGATACCGGCCGCAACCATGATGAGGCACTGGGGCTCTACCGCTCACTGGGGTTCCGGGAAATCGCCCCCTACTACCAAGCACCTCCGGAACTGCGCAACCATCTCGTCTTCATGGAAGCCCCTCTGGTAAGGTAG
- a CDS encoding polysaccharide biosynthesis/export family protein, with amino-acid sequence MDFALNRNGFIIAMALLATMLAGCTSYRPAPKAFHEATIQPYRLDSGDRLRITVFEQAGLSNTYSIDQAGYVAFPLIGSVPARGRTLQELESVIAAKLRQGYLRDPDVSIEVDRYRSVYIMGEVGQAGQYTYVAGMTVQNAIAVAGGFSPRANQANVDVTRKINGEVITGRVSISDPVLAGDTIYVRERLF; translated from the coding sequence ATGGACTTCGCGCTCAACAGAAATGGCTTCATCATCGCAATGGCGCTGCTCGCGACGATGCTGGCAGGCTGCACCAGCTATCGCCCTGCCCCGAAGGCGTTTCATGAGGCGACGATCCAGCCCTATCGGCTGGACAGCGGCGACAGGCTGCGCATCACCGTCTTCGAACAGGCCGGCCTCAGCAACACCTATTCGATCGACCAGGCCGGCTACGTCGCCTTCCCGCTGATCGGCTCCGTTCCGGCGCGCGGCCGGACGTTGCAGGAACTGGAAAGCGTGATCGCCGCCAAGCTCCGACAGGGCTACCTGCGCGATCCGGACGTCTCGATCGAGGTCGATCGTTATCGCTCGGTCTATATCATGGGCGAGGTAGGACAGGCCGGACAATACACCTATGTGGCGGGCATGACCGTCCAGAATGCCATTGCGGTGGCCGGTGGCTTCTCGCCGCGCGCCAACCAGGCGAATGTGGACGTCACCCGGAAGATCAACGGCGAGGTCATCACAGGCCGCGTGTCGATCTCGGATCCGGTCCTTGCAGGAGATACAATCTACGTTCGCGAGCGGCTGTTCTGA
- a CDS encoding bestrophin family ion channel, translating to MIVRPPPTFLQLLYVTRGSVVPKILPQLGLTAAFAALVVLFHEHYPALVPSFAGVPFALLGIALSVFLGFRNNACYDRWWEARKQWGEMISVCRSFGRQTLVLEDGTDAAAKCRRDLLTDAILFVHALAIHLRPGRPSDPSRSEFDPRLHSDLADVANRPEAILRRASQRLALLNREGQVSDVMYQTLDRSVAQLGGVQAACERIRTTPLPFAYSLLLHRTAYLFCFLFPLGFADSLGWLTPFCSVLVAYTFFGLDALGVELENPFDNTAHAIPLSAMARTIEISLLEAMGEKNVPAVLQPSEFVLM from the coding sequence ATGATCGTTCGCCCACCCCCGACCTTTCTGCAACTCCTGTACGTCACTCGCGGTTCGGTGGTCCCCAAGATCCTGCCACAACTTGGCCTGACCGCAGCCTTTGCCGCGCTGGTCGTCCTGTTCCACGAGCACTATCCGGCGCTTGTCCCTTCCTTCGCGGGCGTTCCGTTCGCCCTGCTTGGTATTGCGCTTTCCGTCTTCCTGGGGTTTCGCAACAATGCCTGCTATGACCGCTGGTGGGAGGCGCGCAAGCAATGGGGCGAGATGATATCGGTGTGCCGCAGCTTCGGCCGGCAGACACTCGTCCTGGAGGATGGTACCGACGCGGCGGCGAAGTGCCGGCGTGACCTGCTGACGGACGCAATCCTGTTCGTACATGCGCTTGCCATTCATCTGAGACCCGGTCGGCCGTCCGATCCGTCACGGTCCGAGTTTGATCCCCGGCTGCACAGCGACCTTGCGGATGTCGCCAACCGTCCCGAAGCAATTCTGAGGCGCGCATCGCAAAGGCTAGCGTTGCTCAATCGCGAAGGGCAGGTGAGCGATGTCATGTACCAGACGCTCGATCGTTCCGTGGCGCAACTCGGGGGCGTTCAGGCGGCATGCGAGCGTATCCGCACGACACCGCTTCCCTTCGCCTATTCCTTGCTGTTGCATCGGACGGCCTATCTCTTCTGCTTTCTCTTCCCCCTTGGATTTGCCGATTCACTCGGTTGGCTGACGCCCTTCTGCTCAGTGCTCGTCGCTTACACCTTTTTCGGCCTGGACGCCCTGGGCGTCGAGCTGGAAAACCCGTTTGACAATACCGCGCACGCCATCCCCCTGAGTGCCATGGCAAGAACCATCGAGATCAGCCTGCTGGAAGCAATGGGAGAAAAAAACGTTCCCGCTGTTCTCCAGCCGAGCGAGTTCGTGCTGATGTAG
- a CDS encoding arylsulfatase, with amino-acid sequence MNDVDTRDIEIQTLDLDRRSLLLGGTMLAAAAVAGTTAAVKTAAAQEQPASGSAKTPNILVIFGDDIGIPQISAYTMGLMGYRTPNIDRIAAEGAIFTDSYGQNSCTAGRASFILGQEPFRTGLLTIGMPGDPHGIQDWMPTIADVMKSKGYATGQFGKNHLGDRDQHLPTNHGFDEFFGNLYHLNAEEEPEGYFYPKDPEFRKDFGPRGVIKSSADGKIEDTGALNTKRMETVDEEFLAAAKDFIDRQAKADKPFFVWFNSTRMHVFTHLKPDSLGKTGKGIHADGMAEHDGHVGQLLQQLDDLGIADNTIVLYTTDNGAELALWPDGAQTMFHGEKGTTWEGGMRIPMMVRWPGVVKPGSQINDIVTLMDWMPTFATAAGIPDIKDQMKTGFQSGSKNFKVHLDGYDLTELLKGTAKTTPRDVMYYFDQGGNLNAIRWNDWKLSFAQASHGNIATATREVPSWAVIANLRMDPYERAMEDGGGAIEFLARNMWLLVPIQGKIKEFFADFNDFPFQTGSTLNASGINYGWLQQQAALKRLGELESLAPR; translated from the coding sequence ATGAATGATGTCGATACGCGTGACATTGAAATTCAAACACTTGATCTCGACCGGAGAAGCCTTCTCCTTGGCGGAACAATGCTCGCGGCCGCTGCCGTCGCGGGCACCACGGCAGCCGTGAAAACGGCAGCAGCCCAGGAGCAACCAGCCTCAGGAAGTGCAAAGACGCCGAACATTCTCGTCATCTTCGGCGACGACATAGGCATTCCGCAAATCAGCGCCTACACGATGGGCCTCATGGGTTATCGCACTCCGAACATCGACCGCATCGCGGCCGAGGGCGCGATCTTCACCGACTCCTACGGGCAGAACAGTTGCACCGCCGGACGCGCCTCATTCATCCTTGGACAGGAACCGTTCCGAACCGGCCTGCTGACGATCGGCATGCCGGGCGACCCGCACGGTATCCAGGACTGGATGCCGACCATTGCCGACGTAATGAAGTCGAAGGGCTATGCAACCGGCCAGTTCGGCAAGAACCACCTCGGCGACCGCGACCAACACCTACCTACCAATCACGGCTTCGACGAGTTCTTCGGCAACCTCTACCACCTCAACGCGGAAGAGGAACCGGAAGGCTACTTCTACCCGAAGGATCCCGAGTTCCGGAAGGACTTTGGTCCGCGTGGCGTGATCAAGTCCAGCGCGGACGGAAAGATCGAGGACACCGGCGCGCTCAACACCAAGCGCATGGAGACGGTCGACGAGGAATTCCTGGCCGCAGCCAAGGACTTCATCGACCGGCAGGCCAAGGCCGACAAACCCTTCTTTGTCTGGTTCAATTCGACGCGCATGCACGTCTTCACGCATCTGAAACCGGATTCACTGGGCAAGACCGGCAAGGGCATTCATGCCGACGGCATGGCCGAGCATGACGGCCATGTCGGGCAACTTCTGCAGCAGCTCGACGATCTCGGCATCGCCGACAACACGATCGTGCTCTACACGACCGACAACGGCGCCGAACTCGCGCTCTGGCCGGACGGCGCCCAGACGATGTTCCACGGCGAAAAGGGCACCACCTGGGAAGGCGGCATGCGCATTCCGATGATGGTGCGCTGGCCGGGCGTGGTGAAGCCGGGATCGCAGATCAACGACATCGTGACGCTGATGGACTGGATGCCGACATTCGCGACGGCCGCCGGTATTCCCGACATCAAGGACCAGATGAAAACGGGCTTCCAGTCAGGAAGCAAGAACTTCAAGGTCCATCTCGACGGCTACGACCTGACGGAACTGCTGAAAGGCACCGCCAAGACAACGCCACGCGACGTGATGTATTATTTCGATCAGGGCGGGAACCTCAACGCAATTCGCTGGAACGATTGGAAGCTCAGTTTCGCGCAGGCGAGCCACGGCAACATTGCCACGGCCACACGTGAAGTGCCGAGCTGGGCGGTCATCGCAAACCTGCGTATGGATCCCTACGAGCGGGCCATGGAAGACGGTGGCGGGGCCATTGAGTTCCTTGCCCGCAACATGTGGCTGCTCGTCCCGATCCAGGGCAAGATCAAGGAGTTCTTTGCAGACTTCAATGACTTCCCCTTCCAGACGGGAAGCACGCTGAACGCAAGTGGCATCAACTATGGATGGCTGCAGCAGCAGGCGGCGCTCAAGCGGCTCGGCGAGCTGGAGTCCCTGGCACCGCGTTAA
- a CDS encoding glycosyltransferase family 4 protein yields the protein MIRDKNLRSLRVLQVLEPSGGGSGRHFIDLCGGLKQRGHVVHAIYSPVRAEQRFVDELLALGLDGAHCVEMARAPGPGDIASLAILRRLARRHGPFDVIHGHSSKAGALARIRFPGEPAARVYTPHAFRTMDPHLSRAGHMVYGTIERLLARYFTDRLICVSADEYAHARALGMRREKLEIVVNGVVTPPSGLRQQIRSNLGMSDNDFVYGFVGRLSKQKAPERLVRAFALVAERMPSAHLLMVGTGEDEGHILSLAAKMLPADRFHFTSQYTGAEVMDAIDVLTMPSRYEAMSYVMLEAAAAAKPMVLTEVGGVSMVLKDGQNGILVANTDDARQLAHAMLRIADPVRLARYAEGALARKDDYSLSRMVTDTEAIYRSVLR from the coding sequence ATGATCCGCGACAAGAACCTGCGCTCCCTGCGCGTGCTCCAGGTGCTGGAGCCGAGCGGTGGAGGATCCGGCCGCCACTTCATCGACCTTTGCGGCGGCCTCAAGCAGCGCGGCCATGTGGTTCACGCGATCTACTCGCCCGTCAGGGCGGAGCAGCGGTTCGTCGACGAATTGCTGGCACTCGGGCTCGACGGCGCGCATTGCGTCGAGATGGCCCGTGCGCCAGGCCCGGGCGACATCGCGTCGCTCGCAATCCTCAGGCGGCTTGCGCGCAGGCATGGTCCGTTCGACGTCATCCACGGCCACAGCTCCAAGGCGGGAGCCCTGGCTCGCATCCGTTTCCCGGGTGAGCCCGCCGCACGTGTCTATACGCCCCACGCATTCCGGACGATGGACCCCCACCTCAGCCGTGCGGGACACATGGTGTACGGAACCATCGAGCGGCTTCTTGCACGGTACTTCACGGACAGGCTCATCTGCGTCTCCGCCGACGAGTATGCCCATGCCCGGGCTCTCGGCATGCGGCGGGAGAAACTGGAGATCGTCGTCAACGGTGTGGTGACGCCGCCATCAGGCCTGAGGCAACAGATCCGCTCGAACCTCGGCATGTCGGACAACGATTTCGTCTACGGCTTCGTCGGCCGCCTTTCGAAGCAGAAGGCGCCGGAACGCCTGGTGCGCGCATTCGCGCTTGTGGCCGAACGGATGCCATCGGCGCATTTGCTGATGGTCGGGACGGGAGAGGATGAAGGACACATCCTGTCGTTGGCGGCCAAAATGCTTCCCGCGGACCGCTTCCACTTCACATCGCAGTATACCGGCGCCGAGGTCATGGACGCGATCGACGTCCTGACGATGCCGAGCCGCTACGAGGCCATGTCCTATGTGATGCTCGAAGCGGCTGCCGCAGCCAAGCCCATGGTGCTGACCGAGGTGGGCGGGGTCTCCATGGTGCTGAAGGACGGACAGAACGGAATCCTGGTCGCCAACACCGACGATGCTCGCCAGCTCGCCCACGCCATGCTCAGGATAGCCGATCCCGTGCGCCTTGCTCGATACGCAGAGGGAGCCCTCGCCCGCAAGGACGACTACAGCCTCAGCCGGATGGTGACCGACACCGAGGCCATCTACCGCAGCGTCCTGCGCTGA
- a CDS encoding undecaprenyl-phosphate glucose phosphotransferase, whose translation MNHVDKPEAFDPDAIRRLVSEIRTIAPNGSEEEVDGGKTVELNPLAKQIAMQFRADAYSPSMLLGLLRITEFASLFAIGYAIIMLYVAPGIEMALFYVAVLAGGSATGIMLMQLADAYQIPALRSAWRMTPRILCAWAVAFAVMALALFLFKTGDVYSRVWFVSWFVLGAIYLIAERQLIAYSIRHWARNGTMERRAVIVGGGEPAKELIRSLERQPENDIRICGIFDDRDERRSPSVIAGYPKLGTVAELVEFARLARIDMLIISLPLSAEARILALLKKLWVLPVDIRLAAHSKGLRFRPRSYSQIGKVPLLDIFDKPIADWDSVAKRAFDIAFSLIALALLWPVLIGAAVAVKLTSPGPIIFKQKRHGFNNEVIDVYKFRSMYTNLSDPTAKLAVTKGDPRVTPVGRFLRKSSIDELPQLFNVLKGELSLVGPRPHAIQAQSHNRKYVDVVESYFARHRVKPGVTGWAQINGWRGEIDHDDKIRYRTEFDLYYIENWSLWLDLKILFLTPIRLLNTENAY comes from the coding sequence ATGAACCACGTCGACAAACCTGAAGCCTTCGACCCGGATGCCATACGGCGTCTGGTGTCCGAAATACGGACGATCGCGCCAAACGGCTCGGAAGAGGAAGTGGACGGCGGCAAGACGGTAGAACTGAACCCGCTTGCCAAACAGATCGCCATGCAATTTCGGGCGGATGCCTATTCGCCGTCGATGCTTCTCGGCCTGTTGAGGATCACCGAATTCGCCTCGCTGTTTGCGATCGGCTACGCGATCATCATGCTCTATGTCGCGCCCGGCATCGAAATGGCGCTCTTTTATGTGGCCGTACTTGCGGGCGGGTCCGCCACCGGCATCATGCTGATGCAACTCGCGGATGCCTACCAGATTCCTGCGCTGCGCTCGGCCTGGCGGATGACGCCGCGCATCCTGTGCGCATGGGCGGTGGCATTTGCCGTGATGGCGCTGGCGCTGTTCCTGTTCAAGACCGGCGATGTCTATTCGCGCGTCTGGTTCGTCTCCTGGTTCGTTCTCGGCGCCATCTATCTCATCGCCGAGCGCCAGCTGATCGCTTATTCGATCCGGCACTGGGCCCGCAACGGCACGATGGAGCGCCGCGCGGTGATCGTCGGCGGCGGCGAGCCTGCGAAGGAGCTCATCCGCTCGCTGGAACGCCAGCCGGAAAACGACATCCGCATCTGCGGCATCTTCGACGATCGCGACGAACGCCGGTCGCCCTCCGTGATCGCAGGGTACCCCAAGCTCGGAACCGTCGCGGAGTTGGTCGAATTTGCGCGTCTTGCGCGTATCGACATGCTGATCATATCGCTGCCGCTCTCCGCGGAAGCGCGCATCCTGGCTCTCCTGAAGAAGCTGTGGGTGCTTCCGGTCGACATCCGGCTTGCAGCGCATTCCAAGGGGCTTCGCTTTCGCCCGCGCAGCTATTCTCAGATCGGCAAGGTGCCGCTCCTCGACATCTTCGACAAGCCGATCGCCGACTGGGATTCTGTCGCCAAGCGGGCCTTCGACATAGCGTTCAGCCTGATCGCACTCGCGCTGCTGTGGCCCGTCCTGATCGGCGCGGCAGTCGCCGTCAAGCTGACCTCGCCAGGCCCGATCATCTTCAAGCAGAAACGCCATGGCTTCAACAACGAGGTCATCGACGTCTACAAATTCCGCTCGATGTACACCAACCTCTCCGACCCCACGGCGAAGCTGGCGGTCACGAAGGGCGATCCGCGTGTGACGCCGGTCGGCCGTTTCCTGCGCAAGTCCTCGATCGACGAGCTGCCTCAGCTCTTCAACGTGCTGAAGGGTGAACTTTCGCTGGTCGGCCCGCGCCCCCATGCGATCCAGGCCCAGTCGCACAATCGAAAGTATGTCGATGTCGTCGAGAGCTATTTCGCGCGCCATCGCGTGAAGCCCGGGGTCACGGGCTGGGCGCAGATCAATGGCTGGCGCGGCGAGATCGACCATGACGACAAGATCCGCTACCGCACCGAGTTCGATCTCTACTACATCGAGAACTGGTCGCTGTGGCTTGATCTCAAGATCCTGTTCCTGACGCCGATCCGCCTCCTGAACACGGAAAATGCCTATTGA
- a CDS encoding glycosyltransferase family 4 protein, with protein sequence MRKERPLRIIHCFRSPIGGIFRHVRDLAEIHAKQGNEVGILCDSTTGGSYEDNLFDEIRPHLSLGLLRLPIDRSLSIKDLSAFWSSYREIRSLKPDVLHGHGAKGGAIARLIGSALRVNRYRVARLYSPHGGSLHYAPNSLTGRTVFGLERLLEFQTDSLVFVCDFERQTYSDKVGKPRCRAERIYNGIPDRDFETVYVRPDAVDFLYIGMLRDLKGPDVFIEAFAKAERLMRRPLSALMIGDGPDQPKYERMMLELGLARRIGMLPAMKTREAFSLARTVVVPSRAESMPYIVLEALAARKGVTASRVGGIPEMLGPDSIALANPADADALASIMVQSVLNPQWKTIAMPDPGKVKATFSASVMASSMMSLYHDLLPDVPERVVRNPETASSPPAT encoded by the coding sequence ATGCGCAAAGAGAGGCCGCTGCGCATCATCCATTGTTTCAGATCGCCGATCGGAGGGATATTCCGGCACGTGCGCGATCTGGCGGAGATCCATGCTAAGCAGGGCAACGAAGTCGGCATCCTGTGCGACAGCACGACGGGCGGTTCATATGAGGACAATCTCTTCGACGAGATCAGGCCCCACCTCTCGCTTGGACTGCTGCGACTGCCGATCGACCGTTCGCTCAGTATCAAGGACCTCTCCGCGTTCTGGAGCAGTTATCGTGAAATCAGAAGTTTGAAGCCGGATGTCCTGCACGGGCATGGCGCCAAGGGTGGCGCCATCGCTCGTCTCATCGGCTCAGCCCTGCGGGTCAACAGGTATCGCGTAGCCCGCCTCTATTCGCCGCACGGCGGCAGCCTGCACTATGCCCCGAACAGTCTCACGGGGCGCACGGTGTTCGGTCTCGAACGACTGCTCGAGTTCCAGACCGATTCCCTCGTATTCGTCTGCGACTTCGAGCGGCAAACCTATTCCGACAAGGTCGGCAAGCCCCGCTGCCGGGCCGAGCGGATCTACAACGGCATTCCGGATCGCGATTTCGAGACGGTCTATGTCCGTCCGGACGCGGTCGACTTCCTCTACATCGGAATGCTGAGGGACCTGAAAGGACCAGATGTCTTCATCGAAGCCTTCGCAAAGGCGGAGCGCCTGATGCGCCGGCCGCTTTCGGCGCTGATGATCGGCGACGGTCCGGACCAGCCGAAATACGAGCGGATGATGCTGGAGCTCGGCCTTGCGCGCCGCATCGGGATGCTCCCGGCGATGAAAACCCGGGAGGCCTTCTCACTCGCCCGCACTGTCGTCGTGCCCTCGCGGGCGGAATCGATGCCCTATATCGTCCTGGAGGCGCTTGCCGCGCGCAAGGGCGTGACCGCCAGCCGCGTCGGCGGCATACCGGAGATGCTCGGCCCGGACAGCATAGCGCTCGCCAATCCAGCGGATGCGGATGCGCTGGCAAGCATCATGGTCCAGTCGGTGCTCAACCCCCAGTGGAAGACGATCGCCATGCCCGATCCCGGGAAGGTGAAGGCAACGTTCTCCGCTTCGGTGATGGCCTCGTCCATGATGAGCCTCTACCACGACCTTCTTCCCGACGTGCCGGAACGGGTCGTGCGCAACCCTGAAACGGCGTCGTCCCCTCCCGCAACGTAA
- a CDS encoding D-alanyl-D-alanine carboxypeptidase family protein, translating to MAKNTMVGRPLKGLMLLASLFTCLPANATPVLVVDSETHQVLYQEDAGVPWYPASTTKLMTAFVVFEALRSGEVTLTTPVMMTRNATKQAFLESGLTFGRTMTLEDSLFAMIAASANDVAVALAETVASDEQAFVRRMNETAARLGMSGTHFSNPNGLFDRKNYTTARDLAILGMEVDRKFPEYSRFFQASSVTIDGKEIKSNNLLLTRFGGTIGMKTGFLCASGRNLVGLASRNGKRVMVVIMGATTERERNERSAQYLTQAFDGRLPAGAERVDDLQNRSDVAPEDMRIRLCTDKSAAYEASRDTLYPMGLPGHESYLQDQIPGQVHAIRTWANENATDVPTPNPRPS from the coding sequence ATGGCCAAGAACACAATGGTCGGGCGACCATTGAAAGGACTGATGCTTCTTGCATCCCTTTTCACATGTCTACCCGCAAATGCCACGCCTGTGCTCGTCGTGGATTCCGAGACCCATCAGGTGCTCTATCAGGAGGATGCCGGCGTGCCCTGGTATCCGGCCTCGACAACCAAGCTCATGACGGCCTTCGTTGTATTCGAGGCCCTTCGATCGGGCGAAGTCACTTTGACGACGCCGGTTATGATGACGCGAAACGCGACCAAACAGGCGTTTCTGGAATCCGGCCTGACTTTCGGGCGGACGATGACGCTCGAGGACTCGCTCTTTGCCATGATCGCCGCATCGGCCAATGACGTCGCTGTGGCCCTTGCGGAAACGGTAGCCTCCGACGAGCAGGCATTCGTCCGGCGAATGAATGAGACCGCAGCACGCCTCGGGATGTCGGGCACCCATTTTTCCAATCCGAATGGCCTGTTTGACCGGAAGAACTATACGACCGCGCGCGATCTCGCGATCCTTGGAATGGAAGTGGATCGAAAATTCCCCGAATACAGCCGCTTCTTCCAGGCATCCTCGGTCACGATCGACGGGAAGGAGATCAAGTCCAACAATTTGCTCCTGACCCGCTTCGGTGGCACGATCGGGATGAAGACCGGCTTCCTGTGCGCATCAGGACGAAATCTGGTCGGGCTGGCCTCGCGAAATGGAAAGCGCGTGATGGTGGTCATCATGGGCGCGACCACGGAACGCGAACGCAACGAACGGTCTGCGCAATATCTGACGCAAGCCTTCGATGGCCGCCTGCCTGCCGGTGCAGAGCGCGTTGACGATCTGCAAAACCGGAGCGATGTCGCTCCGGAGGACATGCGCATCCGCCTCTGCACCGACAAGAGCGCCGCCTACGAGGCGAGCCGAGACACGCTCTATCCGATGGGCCTGCCGGGTCATGAGAGCTATTTGCAGGACCAGATACCCGGGCAGGTCCACGCGATCCGCACCTGGGCCAACGAGAACGCAACGGATGTGCCCACACCCAACCCACGTCCTTCATAG
- a CDS encoding O-antigen ligase family protein, which produces MSDAVTHFAPPFRPQLAAVGVFGSALVTLGVFLSGFVIAEPAPYEVFMAGLIGMWAIFGLRISRNVAPLLALLLTFNIGGMLSLTVMTDMADGPIYIAVSLFLALSAVFFAAIIEARPQRLQLIFRAWVASALITSLLGILGYFHAFPGSEAFTLYDRAKGAFQDPNVFGPFLVAPSLYLMHGLLAGRLLGAPLKIVGVVILALGVFLSFSRAAWALYLFSVVALVFVMLLKERTAVFRLKILTLSICAAGAMVVALVFALQSSAVSNLFSSRTQLVQEYDGGHLGRFDRHRIGFLMSMEKPLGIGPMVFSTMFPEDEHNIWLKSLTTYGWMGFLSYLTLAIWTFAAGFQSLLRDRPWQPYLMISFLTFCGHTAVGFVIDTDHWRHLYLLIGVIWGCRALELRHNRPRHDGERP; this is translated from the coding sequence TTGAGCGACGCGGTCACCCATTTCGCGCCGCCCTTCAGGCCGCAACTGGCGGCCGTCGGCGTTTTCGGTTCCGCCCTGGTGACGCTTGGCGTCTTCCTGTCCGGATTCGTCATTGCGGAGCCTGCCCCCTATGAAGTCTTCATGGCCGGCCTTATCGGCATGTGGGCGATCTTCGGCTTGCGGATATCGCGAAACGTCGCCCCGTTGCTGGCGCTGCTCCTCACCTTCAACATCGGCGGCATGCTGTCCCTGACCGTCATGACCGACATGGCGGACGGCCCGATCTACATTGCCGTCTCATTGTTCCTCGCTCTTTCGGCCGTGTTCTTCGCCGCGATCATCGAGGCACGGCCGCAACGTCTCCAGCTCATTTTCCGGGCGTGGGTCGCAAGCGCGCTCATCACCTCCCTCCTCGGCATCCTCGGATATTTCCATGCCTTTCCCGGCAGCGAGGCTTTCACGCTCTACGACCGGGCAAAGGGCGCCTTCCAGGATCCGAACGTCTTCGGCCCCTTTCTCGTCGCCCCGTCGCTCTATCTCATGCACGGCCTTCTCGCGGGCCGTCTCCTCGGGGCACCGCTCAAGATCGTCGGCGTCGTAATCCTCGCCCTCGGCGTCTTCCTGTCCTTCTCGCGTGCGGCCTGGGCGCTCTACCTGTTCTCCGTCGTCGCCCTGGTCTTCGTCATGCTGCTCAAGGAGCGGACGGCGGTGTTCCGCCTGAAGATCCTGACGCTCAGCATCTGCGCGGCCGGCGCCATGGTCGTGGCGCTCGTCTTCGCGCTGCAGTCCAGCGCCGTCTCCAACCTTTTCTCGAGCCGTACCCAACTCGTCCAGGAGTACGATGGCGGGCATCTCGGCCGCTTCGACCGCCATCGTATCGGCTTCCTGATGTCGATGGAAAAGCCGCTCGGCATCGGCCCGATGGTGTTCAGCACCATGTTTCCCGAGGACGAGCACAATATCTGGCTGAAGTCGCTGACGACCTACGGATGGATGGGCTTCCTCAGCTATCTCACCCTCGCCATCTGGACTTTCGCCGCAGGGTTCCAGTCCCTCCTTCGCGACCGGCCGTGGCAACCCTACCTGATGATCTCGTTCCTCACCTTCTGCGGACATACCGCCGTTGGCTTCGTCATCGATACCGACCACTGGCGCCATCTATACCTCCTTATCGGGGTCATCTGGGGCTGCCGGGCGCTGGAATTGCGCCACAACCGCCCGAGACACGACGGAGAGCGCCCGTGA
- a CDS encoding TOBE domain-containing protein, with protein MKISARNRLKGKVVDVTLGATTAHVRIDVGGSIVTASITNEAVAELGLAAGKEAYAVVKASDVMVAVDD; from the coding sequence ATGAAAATCAGCGCACGCAATCGGCTGAAGGGCAAGGTGGTGGATGTGACCCTTGGCGCGACGACAGCCCATGTCCGGATTGATGTCGGGGGTTCGATCGTCACTGCCTCGATCACCAACGAGGCCGTGGCGGAACTGGGACTGGCGGCTGGCAAGGAAGCCTATGCGGTCGTGAAGGCCTCCGATGTCATGGTAGCGGTGGACGACTGA